A window of Silurus meridionalis isolate SWU-2019-XX chromosome 4, ASM1480568v1, whole genome shotgun sequence contains these coding sequences:
- the LOC124383949 gene encoding carcinoembryonic antigen-related cell adhesion molecule 5-like isoform X1 has translation MEQVIMVTLILALITGFSQEQNLLPPGPISGEVGNSVLFTTIPSSQPIRGIRWKFSGNDVVNYSHSGPETVNPIYSGRVFLNSSSGELELKKLTLADSGEYTLVLTFESGLGFQDNTLLQVFEPVFNISIRGPEGNLIENSSVNFTCEGNGTISTTLWKKGMEILNSSSSITFLDDNRTVVFSPLLRSDSGNYQCVMNNPISNGFAGYNITVNYGPDVRMLGVQTLEEGSDILLFCSSKSFPPATVSWTVKGMSFVNTLLYVKENSNSSDSGNYSCTCMNKVTGITASAFLILTVEVVSSRLGPGVEAGITLGVVIALVLLLMLTFFLVEHFKKPAGPVREAQAPMTGIRTNPTFDDMNAGARTPVTTTGITHNLQANKEKHAKYINTPPSLPPRGPPPLPRDRQTQESDLYSRTIDTFK, from the exons GGTTCAGTCAAGAGCAAAATCTGTTACCACCAGGACCGATCAGTGGGGAAGTAGGAAATAGTGTACTGTTTACCACCATCCCTTCCTCTCAACCAATAAGAGGTATCAGATGGAAGTTCAGCGGTAATGATGTGGTCAATTATTCCCATTCAGGACCTGAGACAGTGAACCCCATATACAGTGGTAGAGTATTTCTAAACAGTAGTTCAGGAGAACTGGAACTAAAAAAGCTGACCCTGGCTGACTCTGGAGAGTACACCttagttttaacatttgaaaGTGGTTTAGGGTTTCAAGACAACACTTTACTGCAGGTGTTTG AACCAGTGTTTAATATAAGCATCAGAGGCCCTGAGGGCAATCTCATTGAAAATAGTAGTGTCAACTTTACCTGTGAGGGAAATGGCACCATCAGTACTACTTTGTGGAAGAAGGGCATGGAAATTCTAAATTCTAGCAGCAGCATCACATTCTTGGATGACAACAGGACGGTGGTGTTCAGTCCATTATTAAGATCAGACAGCGGCAATTACCAGTGTGTAATGAACAACCCTATAAGTAATGGCTTTGCAGGTTACAACATTACTGTTAACT ATGGGCCAGATGTGAGGATGCTGGGTGTACAAACTTTAGAGGAAGGCTCAGATATCCTTCTTTTCTGCTCCTCTAAATCTTTTCCCCCTGCCACTGTTTCATGGACAGTAAAAGGCATGTCTTTTGTTAACACACTCCTGTATGTCAAAGAGAACAGTAACTCAAGTGATAGTGGGAATTACAGCTGTACTTGCATGAACAAAGTCACTGGGATCACAGCATCTGCATTTCTAATTCTGACAGTTGAAG ttgtGTCCTCTAGGCTCGGTCCCGGTGTAGAAGCAGGTATTACACTAGGTGTTGTTATTGCACTGGTGCTTTTGCTCATGCTCACTTTTTTCCTTGTAGAGCACTTTAA AAAACCTGCTGGCCCTGTTAGAGAAGCACAAGCACCAA TGACAGGAATCCGAACCAATCCAACATTCGATGATATGAATGCAGGGGCCAGAACTCCTGTTACAACAACAGGAATTACACATAATCTTCAAGCTAACA AAGAAAAGCACGCTAAGTATATAAACACTCCACCCTCTCTTCCCCCTAGG GGTCCACCACCTTTGCCACGAGACAGGCAgacacaa
- the LOC124383949 gene encoding carcinoembryonic antigen-related cell adhesion molecule 5-like isoform X2, with protein MEQVIMVTLILALITGPETVNPIYSGRVFLNSSSGELELKKLTLADSGEYTLVLTFESGLGFQDNTLLQVFEPVFNISIRGPEGNLIENSSVNFTCEGNGTISTTLWKKGMEILNSSSSITFLDDNRTVVFSPLLRSDSGNYQCVMNNPISNGFAGYNITVNYGPDVRMLGVQTLEEGSDILLFCSSKSFPPATVSWTVKGMSFVNTLLYVKENSNSSDSGNYSCTCMNKVTGITASAFLILTVEVVSSRLGPGVEAGITLGVVIALVLLLMLTFFLVEHFKKPAGPVREAQAPMTGIRTNPTFDDMNAGARTPVTTTGITHNLQANKEKHAKYINTPPSLPPRGPPPLPRDRQTQESDLYSRTIDTFK; from the exons GACCTGAGACAGTGAACCCCATATACAGTGGTAGAGTATTTCTAAACAGTAGTTCAGGAGAACTGGAACTAAAAAAGCTGACCCTGGCTGACTCTGGAGAGTACACCttagttttaacatttgaaaGTGGTTTAGGGTTTCAAGACAACACTTTACTGCAGGTGTTTG AACCAGTGTTTAATATAAGCATCAGAGGCCCTGAGGGCAATCTCATTGAAAATAGTAGTGTCAACTTTACCTGTGAGGGAAATGGCACCATCAGTACTACTTTGTGGAAGAAGGGCATGGAAATTCTAAATTCTAGCAGCAGCATCACATTCTTGGATGACAACAGGACGGTGGTGTTCAGTCCATTATTAAGATCAGACAGCGGCAATTACCAGTGTGTAATGAACAACCCTATAAGTAATGGCTTTGCAGGTTACAACATTACTGTTAACT ATGGGCCAGATGTGAGGATGCTGGGTGTACAAACTTTAGAGGAAGGCTCAGATATCCTTCTTTTCTGCTCCTCTAAATCTTTTCCCCCTGCCACTGTTTCATGGACAGTAAAAGGCATGTCTTTTGTTAACACACTCCTGTATGTCAAAGAGAACAGTAACTCAAGTGATAGTGGGAATTACAGCTGTACTTGCATGAACAAAGTCACTGGGATCACAGCATCTGCATTTCTAATTCTGACAGTTGAAG ttgtGTCCTCTAGGCTCGGTCCCGGTGTAGAAGCAGGTATTACACTAGGTGTTGTTATTGCACTGGTGCTTTTGCTCATGCTCACTTTTTTCCTTGTAGAGCACTTTAA AAAACCTGCTGGCCCTGTTAGAGAAGCACAAGCACCAA TGACAGGAATCCGAACCAATCCAACATTCGATGATATGAATGCAGGGGCCAGAACTCCTGTTACAACAACAGGAATTACACATAATCTTCAAGCTAACA AAGAAAAGCACGCTAAGTATATAAACACTCCACCCTCTCTTCCCCCTAGG GGTCCACCACCTTTGCCACGAGACAGGCAgacacaa
- the LOC124383949 gene encoding carcinoembryonic antigen-related cell adhesion molecule 8-like isoform X3, protein MEQVIMVTLILALITGFSQEQNLLPPGPISGEVGNSVLFTTIPSSQPIRGIRWKFSGNDVVNYSHSGPETVNPIYSGRVFLNSSSGELELKKLTLADSGEYTLVLTFESGLGFQDNTLLQVFEPVFNISIRGPEGNLIENSSVNFTCEGNGTISTTLWKKGMEILNSSSSITFLDDNRTVVFSPLLRSDSGNYQCVMNNPISNGFAGYNITVNYGPDVRMLGVQTLEEGSDILLFCSSKSFPPATVSWTVKGMSFVNTLLYVKENSNSSDSGNYSCTCMNKVTGITASAFLILTVEVVSSRLGPGVEAENLLALLEKHKHQ, encoded by the exons GGTTCAGTCAAGAGCAAAATCTGTTACCACCAGGACCGATCAGTGGGGAAGTAGGAAATAGTGTACTGTTTACCACCATCCCTTCCTCTCAACCAATAAGAGGTATCAGATGGAAGTTCAGCGGTAATGATGTGGTCAATTATTCCCATTCAGGACCTGAGACAGTGAACCCCATATACAGTGGTAGAGTATTTCTAAACAGTAGTTCAGGAGAACTGGAACTAAAAAAGCTGACCCTGGCTGACTCTGGAGAGTACACCttagttttaacatttgaaaGTGGTTTAGGGTTTCAAGACAACACTTTACTGCAGGTGTTTG AACCAGTGTTTAATATAAGCATCAGAGGCCCTGAGGGCAATCTCATTGAAAATAGTAGTGTCAACTTTACCTGTGAGGGAAATGGCACCATCAGTACTACTTTGTGGAAGAAGGGCATGGAAATTCTAAATTCTAGCAGCAGCATCACATTCTTGGATGACAACAGGACGGTGGTGTTCAGTCCATTATTAAGATCAGACAGCGGCAATTACCAGTGTGTAATGAACAACCCTATAAGTAATGGCTTTGCAGGTTACAACATTACTGTTAACT ATGGGCCAGATGTGAGGATGCTGGGTGTACAAACTTTAGAGGAAGGCTCAGATATCCTTCTTTTCTGCTCCTCTAAATCTTTTCCCCCTGCCACTGTTTCATGGACAGTAAAAGGCATGTCTTTTGTTAACACACTCCTGTATGTCAAAGAGAACAGTAACTCAAGTGATAGTGGGAATTACAGCTGTACTTGCATGAACAAAGTCACTGGGATCACAGCATCTGCATTTCTAATTCTGACAGTTGAAG ttgtGTCCTCTAGGCTCGGTCCCGGTGTAGAAGCAG AAAACCTGCTGGCCCTGTTAGAGAAGCACAAGCACCAA TGA